A stretch of Chitinophaga caeni DNA encodes these proteins:
- the mobB gene encoding conjugal transfer protein MobB codes for MIAKIGKGSNMYGAILYNQQKVDKENGAVLFLNKIPDTVDGKYSVAYFNKCFEPYLSANIKTEKTVRHISLNPDPADKVSDEQFMEIALEYMERMGYGSQPYIVFKHTDIDRMHIHIVSTCVGIDGKKIPDDYDHPRSMAICRDLEQKYNLQKATKQEQKQGNKVFKPMDYHKGDIKSQIASVVRHLPKYYSLSTMGSYNALLSLFNITVEEVKGERNGQPVNGLVYLALDENGNKASNPFKASLFGKDAGITQLQKHFEQSKEKLKTSSVRSVLKNTVELGIHTTSNETDFKKQLTEQGINTIIRRNNEGRIYGITFIDHESRSVWNGSQLDRNLSANVFNDWWNNGNKPRLKIQDNPITKTNELDNLPTKDLFEFLSQEHSSNFDLSVFSLLPDAQGDDYEEEQFANRIKKRKGFRK; via the coding sequence ATGATTGCAAAAATTGGAAAGGGAAGCAATATGTATGGAGCGATTTTGTACAATCAACAGAAAGTAGATAAAGAAAACGGAGCGGTTCTGTTCTTGAACAAGATACCTGACACAGTTGACGGCAAGTATTCCGTAGCCTATTTTAACAAATGCTTTGAGCCGTATTTATCAGCAAATATCAAAACTGAAAAGACAGTACGGCATATATCGCTGAACCCCGATCCTGCGGATAAAGTCAGCGATGAACAGTTTATGGAAATAGCACTGGAGTATATGGAGCGTATGGGTTACGGCAGTCAACCTTATATTGTTTTCAAGCATACGGACATTGACCGAATGCATATTCATATCGTTTCGACCTGCGTAGGTATTGACGGAAAGAAAATCCCCGATGATTACGACCATCCACGCTCAATGGCAATCTGTAGGGATTTAGAACAGAAATATAATCTACAAAAGGCGACCAAGCAGGAGCAAAAGCAGGGCAATAAAGTTTTCAAACCTATGGATTACCACAAAGGCGATATCAAAAGTCAGATTGCTTCGGTAGTACGGCATCTGCCAAAGTATTACAGCCTTTCAACTATGGGAAGCTACAATGCTTTGCTATCACTTTTCAACATTACAGTAGAAGAAGTAAAAGGCGAACGGAACGGACAACCTGTAAACGGATTGGTCTATTTAGCTTTGGATGAAAACGGCAACAAGGCAAGCAATCCTTTCAAAGCATCACTTTTCGGAAAAGATGCAGGAATAACACAGCTTCAAAAACATTTTGAGCAGTCCAAAGAGAAATTGAAAACCAGTTCTGTGAGATCTGTTCTGAAAAACACGGTTGAACTTGGCATTCATACGACAAGTAACGAAACGGATTTTAAAAAGCAATTGACTGAACAAGGAATTAATACGATTATAAGACGTAATAACGAAGGACGAATTTACGGTATAACCTTTATCGACCATGAAAGCCGTAGCGTTTGGAACGGCTCACAATTAGACAGAAACTTGTCGGCAAACGTATTCAATGATTGGTGGAACAATGGAAACAAACCCAGATTGAAAATACAGGACAATCCTATTACCAAAACAAATGAATTGGATAATCTACCAACAAAAGACCTCTTTGAGTTTCTCTCACAGGAACATTCGTCTAATTTTGATTTAAGTGTGTTCAGCCTGCTACCCGATGCACAAGGAGACGATTACGAGGAAGAACAGTTTGCTAATCGGATAAAGAAACGTAAGGGATTTAGAAAATAA
- the mobA gene encoding conjugal transfer protein MobA: protein MEEKNRKQIRKTGRKPKIDPAVHRYSINLNAEDNAKFLALFDQSRMKAIAHFITACIFQKTVKTVKMDMDAIEYHEKLTRFFSQFRAIGTNYNQIVKILYRNFSEKKAGTYLFRLEKETIELVQVTKEVIRLTQEFEEKHLKKE from the coding sequence ATGGAAGAGAAAAACAGAAAACAGATTAGGAAAACAGGACGAAAACCAAAGATTGACCCTGCGGTTCATCGATATTCCATCAATTTGAATGCGGAGGATAATGCCAAATTTCTTGCCCTCTTTGACCAGTCAAGAATGAAAGCAATTGCTCATTTTATTACAGCCTGTATCTTTCAAAAGACGGTAAAGACCGTGAAAATGGATATGGATGCAATAGAATATCACGAAAAGTTGACGCGATTTTTTAGTCAGTTCCGAGCAATCGGAACGAATTACAATCAGATTGTGAAGATATTGTACCGCAATTTTTCGGAGAAAAAAGCAGGAACATACCTTTTTAGATTGGAAAAGGAAACCATAGAATTGGTACAAGTTACTAAAGAAGTTATCCGTTTGACACAAGAATTTGAAGAAAAACATCTGAAAAAAGAGTAA